DNA sequence from the Streptomyces sp. MST-110588 genome:
GACCTCCCGGGCGAAGCTCATCTCATGGGTGACCACCAGCATGGTCATGCCCTCCTGGGCGAGCGCGCGCATGACGGCCAGCACGTCGCCGACCAGTTCGGGGTCCAGTGCCGAGGTCGGCTCGTCGAACAGCATCAGTTCGGGGTCCATGGACAGCGCGCGGGCGATGGCCACCCGCTGCTGCTGGCCGCCGGAGAGCTGCGCCGGGTAGGAGTCCTCCTTGTCGCTCAGCCCCACCCGCTCCAGGTTGGCGCGGGCGATCCGCTCCGCCTCCGCCTTGGCCCGCCCAAGGACGCGCCGCTGGGCGATCGTCAGGTTGCGCAGCGCGGTCAGATGGGGGAAGAGGTTGAAGGACTGGAAGACCATCCCGATGCGGCGCCGGACGACGTCGATGTCCACGTCCGGGTCGGTGACCTCCGTCCCGGCCACGGTCACCCGGCCCGCCGTGGGGGCCTCCAGAAGGTTGATGCAGCGCAGCAGGGTCGACTTCCCCGAGCCCGACGGACCGATGACACACACCACCTCGCCGCGCCGGACCGAGAAGTCGATGCCCTTGAGCACCTCCAGATCGCCGAAGGTCTTGTGCAGACCGCCGACTTCGATGGAGGGCCCGGAGTACTCCCGCGCCGTCCTGGGGGCGCCGTCGGCCCCGCCGGGCCCCGGGGAGCCGCCGGAAGCCTTGTCCGTCATCTCGCTCACCTCGCCTTGGCCGTACGGGCCTCCAGCCGCCGGACCAGGTGGCCCAGCGGCAGGGTGATGACCAGGTACAGCAGGCCCGCGATCAGGATCGGTGTCAGGCTGCGTTCCTGGTTGAGCGCGGCCCGGCCGAACTTGGTCAGTTCGTACTGGTCCAGTGTCAGCCCCAGCAGATAGACCAGCGAGGAGTCCTTGGTCAGCAGGATCAGCTCGTTGGTCAAGGGCGGCAGTACGATTCTGAACGCCTGGGGGATGACGATGGAGACCATGGCGCGGCCGTGCGACATGCCCAGCGAACGCGCCGCCTCCGTCTGCCCTTTGGGGACGGCCTGGATGCCCGCCCGGATGGTCTCCGCCATGTACGCGGCACCCACCAGTCCCAGGGCGAGCATGACGGTGAAGTAGAGGTCCAAGGACACCTGGAAGGCGAGCGGTACGCCGAAACCCAGCGTGACGAAGACCAGGAGCGCCGGAATGCCGCGGAAGAACTCGATGTAGACGACCGACAGCCAGCGGTAGGGCGGCACCGACGACAGCCGCATCAGGGCCAGGACCAGTCCCAGCGCGAGGCCGAAGACGAAGCCGAGCAAGGTGTAGATGACGGTGTTGACCAGGGCGACGGTGACGATGTCCGGGAACTGCTGCTTGGCCACCTCCAGGTCGAAGAACGCCCGGCGGATCTGCTCCCAGTCCGCGAGGAGGGCGAACGTGGCGACCGCGCCGGCCAGTACCGCGTACTGGACGGCACGGACGAGGCGCGCCCGCTTGGTACGGGACATGGCCATGGGGTGCTGGACTCCTCGGTTCGGCGGACGGCGGGAGTGAGGTGCGCGGGGCCTGCGGGGAGGGAGCGGCGCGGGGGCGCGGGCACCCTCATGCGCCGTGCGGGATCACTTCTTGGGTGCGGTGCCGAACCACTTCTTGTAGATCCGTTCGTACGTACCGTCCGCCTGCGCCTGCTTGAGGACCTCGTTGATCGTGTTGCGGAGCGCGTCGTTGCCCTTGCGCACCCCGATGCCGTACTTCTCCCCGGTGTTGAAGTCGGCGGTCACCTGTGTGTCCGGGTTCCTTCTCGCGAAGTCGTACAGGACGCCGTTGTCGTTGATGGCGGCGGGAATCGTGCCGCCCTTGACGGCGTTGACCAGCACTCCCACATCCTCGAACTGCTTGATCCGCACCCCCTTGGCGTGCTTCCTGGCGTAGATCTCGCCCGTGGTCTCCTGCTGGACCCCCAGCACCCTGCCCTTGAGGTCGGCCAGGGACTTGTACGGCGCGCCCTTCTTGACCAGCAGCGACTGGGTGGCGGTGAAGTACGGGTCGGAGAAGTCGAGGTTCTTCCTGCGCGAGGGCAGGATCGTCATGCCGGCCGCCGCGAGGTCGCACTGGTTGGAGTTGAACGCCTCGCCGGACAGAATGCTCTCGAAGGGGGTGTCCCTGTTGTCCTGGGTGACGTTCAGCTTCTTGGCCACCAGGTCGACGATGTCCACGTCGAACCCGACGATCTTGCCGCCCTTGCTCACCTCGAAGGGCTCGTAGGGGAGCTGGGCACAGTTCTTGAGCTTGCCCGGCTCGACGAGCGCCACGCCCTTGCCGCCCGACCCGCTGGTCTTGGTGCTGGAGCAGCCCGCCAGCGCGATGGCAGCCAGGGCCACGACCACGATGGACGCGGTGGGGCCGGCGGGGAAAGGGAGCCGAGAGGATCGTAGGGACACGGCACCTCCTGAGCGTGATCGGCGCGAACGCGGGCCGCACACCGGTGAGTTGGCCTGCATCCTGCCACCGGTCCCGGCCGCTGTCGCCGCCGGTTGCGTTGCGACCGCGTAACGACCTGGCCCCGTGCACCGGTTTGGCCCCGTGCGCCGGCCTGGCCTCCTGCGCCGGCCTGGCCCCGTGCACCGGTTTGCGTGGGCGGGTCCCCGGCCGGCCGGGGAGCGCGGCGGAAGTGATGGGGCGTCAGGGCCGGCCGGGCAGGAGGGCCGCCAGTGCGGAGATGGAATCGGGGCCCACCCGGCAGCAGCCGCCGATGAGCCGGGCGCCCGCGGCGTACCAGCTCGCGACCCGGTCCGCGGTGAAGGTCGCCGGGCCGCGCCAGGCCCGGGCCCGTGCGTCCCAGCGCTCCCCGCTGTTGGGGTAGACCACCACCGGTTTGCCGGTGATCCGGGCCGCCAGTGCCACGGCGGGTCCCGCGTCGGACGGCGTGCAGCAGTTGACCCCCACCGCGATGACCTCCGGCGCGTCGGCCGCCAGTGCGAACGCCTCCGTCAGCGGCTGCCCGGCGCGGGTCCGGTCGCCCTGGACGCTGTAGGACAGCCAGGCGGGCACGCCCAGGCCCCGGACGGCCCGCAGCAGGGCACGGGCCTCGTCGGTGTCCGGCACGGTCTCCAAGGCCAGTACGTCGGGGCGTGCGGAGGCCAGCACCTCCAGGCGGGGGCGGTGGAAACGTTCCAGCTCGTGGACGGTGCGGCCGTAGCGGCCCCGGTACTCGGATCCGTCGGCGAGCATCGCTCCGTACGGTCCCGCCGAGGCCGCGACGTACAACGGGCCGTCCGCACGCGCCGTTTGGGTGCCGTCGGCGCACGCGGCCCGACGGGCGAGTTCCACGCTGCGGCGCAGCAGCCCGGCCGCCTCCCGCGTGCCGGTGCCGCGCCGCGCGAAGCCCTCGAAGGTCGCCTGGTAGCTGGCGGTGATCGCCACCCGTGCGCCCGCGGCGTAGTAGGCGCGGTGCGCCTCGACGATCGCCCCGGGGTCCTCGGCGAGCAGCCGGGCGGACCACAGCTCGTCACTCAGGTCGTGTCCGGCGGCTTCCAACTGGTTGGACAGACCGCCGTCCAGGACGACCGGGCCCGCGGCCAGGGCGTCGGCGAGCGACGGCGTCGGGCTGGTCATGGCGCGGCCTCTCTCCTGGCGGGCGGCCGGCCCTGCCGCTCGATGGCCGGCCCGCCGCCTCTTCTCACCGCTGGACGGCCTGGATGTCCAGCTCGATCCGGATCGTAGCGCCGATGGCCGCGATGCCCCGGGCCAGCATCTTGCGCCAGTCGAGGGTGAAGTCCTCGCGGTGCAGTTCGGTGGTGGCCGTGCAGGCCGTCCGCGTCTCGCCGCCCATGCCCGTACCGATTCCCAGATAACGGGTGTCGAGCTGGACGGAGCGGCTGACGCCGTGCAGATGCAGCACGCCCTGCACCTGCCAGCGGCTGCCGCCCTTGTGGACGAAGCGCTCACCGGTGAACTGGAGGTAGGGGTAGCGCTCCACGTCCAGGAACTCGGCGGAGCGCAGATGGTCGTCGCGCATCTTGACGCCCGAGTCGATGCTCGCGGCGTCGATGGTCACCTCGACCCGGGAGTCCTGCATGTCCGGGGCGATCCACAGACTGCCCTCGAAGCGGTTGAACCGGCCGTGGATCTCCGCCAGGCCGATGTGCCGTGCCGTGAAGCGTACGAAGGAGTGGTCGGGGTCGATCCGCCAGTCGCCCGGGGCCGGCGTCGGCGGTACGGGCGCCGGAGCCAGGGCCAGGGGTCGCGGCGCGGTGCGCTGCCCCGCGGTGACCGGGGCCTGGAACCGTTCCGGCCGGAAGCCGTCCAGGGCGACCAGGACCTGGTGGTCACCGGGTGGCAGCGTCGCGGAGAAGATGCCGTTGGGGTCCGTCTGGCCCCGCATCAGTTCCGGGCCCTGCGGCCCCCGTACCGACACCTCGGCCCCGGCCATCGGCAGGCCGACGGGATCGTGAACGGTCAGGTCCAGCGCCCCGGCGCCGCGGGGGAGGGGAGCCGGGGCGCTGTGGGGCGAGCGGTCACGAAGACGGTGCAGAAGGGCGAATGCCATGGCAGGACGGGGCCTCCTGGTCAGTTGTGGTGAAACAGGTGCAACTCCATCCTGTCATTGGTCCAGACCGCAGATGACCTCGGGATGTCAATACCGGGGTAAACGTGAAATTCCTCGCACTCGGCTCGATGGACTCGGCTCGATGGACTTGGCTCGATGTCCTCGACTCGGTGCCCTCGGCTCAGTCGTCGGACATCGTCGGGGTGCCATGGACCGGTTGCGTACCGGATCCGGACCGGACACCCGCAACCGACCGGAAGACGAAGGAGAATCGCGCCGGCGCCGCCCGGAGCCGGTAAGGCTCAAGGACGCCGGGCCCGCACGACTGACTGCCGATGCCGTGCTGAGCGTGATCGAGATGGAGCCATATGCGATCGCCGGGGACCAGATCGGTGGTGTGCCGGGCCGCGTCCAGTTCCTCGGTCGTCCAGCGGCGAGCGGTGAGGAAGAAGGCGGGATCACCCTCGACACGCAGGCCCGACCGGTCCGTACGGGTCAGTTCGGCCCACCGTACATCGCACCGCGCCCCGTTCTCCTGCGGCCGTACATAGGGCGTCTGCAGCGCGTCCACCGGCATCGACCACCGTCCCAGACGCGCGGCGGCCCGGGTGTCGGGATACGCCTCACCCGGCCCGCCGCCGTACCACTCGGCGATCCCCAGGCTGCCGCACACCCCCATCCGCACACCGAGCCGCGGCAACGGGCAGGGCCACTCGCCCTCCGGCTCCACGGACACCTCCAGGCGCAGCCGGGGGCCGTCCGCCGTCCAGCGGTAGAGGGTGCGCAGGGCGAGGTCCGTCGCGGCCGGCGCCACCCGGGACCGTACGACCAGGGACGCGGGGCCGCACTCCACCGCGTCGACACGGTGCCGCATACGGTGCAGGCCGATCCGCCGCCACTCAGGGGCGCAGCGAGTCTCCGGCTGCCAGGGCGCACCCTCGTCGTTGTCGGTGGGCGCCCGCCACACATCCAGCCGGGGGCCGGCGAGCTGGATGCCGTCGAGATAGCCCAGGACGCCGGTCGTGGCGTCGAAGGTTCCCGGGCCCAGGACGATGACATTGCCCTCGCCGCGCCGGGGGCAGGCGGTCGCGGGGGGCTCCTGGCGCGGTTTCCGGGACGGCGAGGCGGAATGAGGCCCTGGACCAGTCGGCGGGGCGGCCGACGCCGGCACTGCCGAGCCCGTCAACGCAGCCGCCGCCGAATCCGCCGATGGGGGTACGTATGCGGGGAACTGGCCCCAGGCGACCTCATGGCCCGCGTCCGCCCAGGCCGTGGCCTCGGCGAGCACGGCCCGTACGGTCCACAGCGTCTCGCGGCCCGGCCCGTCGGCAGCGGGCGGCTTCGGCAGCTCCACCTCGGCGGACCGGCCCGGTGCCAGCGGCGGTACCGCCAGCGTTCCTTCCGCCAGGACCTCGCCTTCCGCCTCATAGGACCAGCGGAAGGCGAACGGGGAAAGGTCCGCGAAATCCTGGCCGTTGGTGATACGGACCGTACCGGGTTCCACCTCCGTGCCGGTCTTCGTCACGCCGGTCTTCGTCGTGCCGTTCCCCGCTGTGCCGGTCGTCGCCGTGCCGGTCCTCCTCGTGCCGTTCCCCGCCGCGCTGCCGCCCTCGATGCGGACCGGCTCGATCACCTTCTTGTACTCGGTCAGCCCGGGAGAGGGCGTGCGGTCGGGGAAGACCAGCCCGTCGCAGACGAAGTTGCCGTCGTGCAGTTCTTCGCCGAAGTCGCCCCCGTAGGCGTGGAACAGCTCGCCGCCGGCGGTCCGCCGCAGCAGTCCGTGGTCGATCCACTCCCATACGAAGCCGCCCTGGCAGCGCTCGTACGTCTCGAAGAGCCGCTGGTACTCGCTCAGACCGCCGGGGCCGTTGCCCATGGCGTGCGCGTACTCGCACAGGATGAAGGGCAGGGCGCGGCGCCGGGCGTCCGCCACGGGGTCCGCCAGGGGCGCCTCGGTGCGCCGGCCGATCCGCTCGACCTCCGCGTGCGGGGCGTACATACGGGAGTAGACGTCGGTGTCCGCGCAGCTCGGGTCGCCCTCGTAGTGCAGCGGGCGGGACGGGTCACGGTCCCGTATCCAGGCGGCCATGGCCGACAGACCGCGGCCGGTGCCGCACTCGTTGCCCAGCGACCACATGATGACGCTGGGATGGTTCTTGTCGCGTTCCACCATGCGGCGGGCGCGGTCCAGCAACGCGGGCGTCCAGCGCGGATCGTCCACTGGGTTGTCCCGCCAGCCCTGCTGCTCGAAGCCATGGGTCTCCAGGTCGCACTCCTCCAGAACCCACAGCCCCAGCTCGTCGCACAGGTCGAGGAAGGCCGGGTGCGGCGGATAATGGCTGGTGCGGACCGCGTTGATGTTGTGCCGCTTCATCAGCAGCAGATCGCGGCGGATGGTCTCGGGGCCCAGGGTGCGGCCGTGACGCGGGTGGAACTCGTGGCGGTTGACCCCGCGGATCAGGATGCGGCGGCCGTTGACCTTCAGCAGGCCGTCCTCGACGCGGACGCTGCGGAAGCCGATGCGCAGCGGTACGCGCTCGCCGGAGGTGGCCAGTTCGCCGTCGTACAGACGCGGTGTCTCGGCGGTCCACGCCTGTACGGGGACGGTCGCGCTGTGGCCCGTCGCCAGGTCCAGACCGAGTTCCGGGACGGTGACGCGGCCGGCCGGCTCGCAGTCCACCCGTAAGGTGCCCTGGCCGGTGACGTGGTCGTAGGAGGCGTGCACGAAGTAGTCGCGGACGGCGCCTTCGGGCCGCTGGTGGAGTGAAACGTTTCGGAAGATGCCGGGCAGCCACCACTGGTCCTGGTCCTCCAGGTAACTGCCCGAGGACCATTGATGGACGCGCACCGCCAGTACGTTACGGCGTGGGCGCAGCAGATGGCCGACCTCGAACTCATGAGGCAGCCGGCTCCCTTTGAAGTGCCCCAGTTCCCGCCCGTTGAGCCAGACACGGGCGCACGATTCCACACCGCCGAAGTGCAGTACCGCCGGGCCGGGCGGCCACTCGCCGGGCAGGTCGAAGACATGGCGGTGGTCGCCGGTGGGATTCTCGTCGGGGGTCCGCGGGGGATCGACGGGGAAGGGGTAGCCGGTGTTGGTGTACGCGGGCGAGCCGAACCCGTGCCCCGGCGGTCCCGGCTCTCGGCCGTACGACCCCTCCTGCCCGTGCTTCCCTCCTGCCTCGCTTCCTTCCCTTTCTCCCCCTCCTTCCCCTCTTTCATTCCATTCCCCCTGTAACACCCAGTGTCCGGGCACCCGCAGTTCGTCCCAGCCCGAGTCGTCGAAGTCGGGCCGCGCGAAGGAACCGTCCTCGGCATCCGCCCGCGCGGACAGCCGAAAGCGCCATGTCCCGTGCAACGGGAGCCGCCTGACGCTCGTACGTGCATACCAGGCGCGCGGCGGCAGACACCCGCTGCCGGGCGAGAAGTCCTCGTAATAGGGGAGATTGCGGGACGTTGGTGGCAGGAGTGACGGCTGGGGCTGCGTGCCGGTCAAGGGTCCTCCTCGCGGCGGCAACGGTGGCCTGACGGTGGATCACATCAGCGAATCATGACGGACGGCCCGTCGGCGACCGTATACGGATGACTGACCGCTGAAGTGTCGCCCTTCGCCCCCGCTCTGCGCACCCGGTCGTCGGCCTTCCACTTCCCGGACGTCCGCCTACGGCGCCGACCGTGGAGCTCTCCCTTTCCGGCCGTTCGCCCAAGCTGTCCGCAGGGCCGTGTCCGGCTGTCCGGGCCGTCGCCGGACCAGCACGTCAGCGTCCGTCAGCGTCCCTGCCGCTGTCCGGGACATGTCCCGGACAGCGATCCGGCTTGCGGACCCACGGGCGTCGGCACCACAGTCGTTCCCGGCATTCGAAAACGCCTGGCACCGGCCGCACATCATGCGTGTGTCCATCGCCGGAAGCCGTCCAGGAGGGTGCGATGACCGTACGAGCACGGCACGGTGCGTGCCGCTCGCCCTGACCGGTGTGCTTGGACGACTCCGACGTCAGGAACGGCACCGGCACCAGTTACCACTTCGATGTCAGGAGTGCCGCACGGTCCTCCGGTTCCTGCGCCGCCCGAGTCGGGGAAGGGCGCACGAACCGGACGTGCGGGCCGCCGACGGCCACTTCGGCAGCCCGCACCGCCGGAGTACGGCAGGCAGAGCGGGGGCGGCCCGGACCGCGCGATACGCGGCGGCCCGGGCCGGACGGCAGTGGTCGGGCCGTGCCTGCCGTACCCCGGCGCCTGGTGTCTGGTACCCGGCGCCCTATGCCTGAGCCCGGCGCCCGGGCCCGGTGCCCGGTGCCCGGTGCCCGGTGCCCGGTGTCAGACGTCCGTGACGGTGACGGCGGTGGCCAGGGCGGACGCCGGGTCCAGTGATGACGGACCGGCCGGGACCCACCGGCCGCGGTGCCTGCGGTACGGCCACCACCTCCCGTCACGGCCGTACCGCAACTGCGCGTCCTGGCCGACCACGGTCCAGCGGTTGCCAGTGGCCCGCAGCCGCGGCCGGGGATCCTCCTCCTCCCATGCGGCGGCCAGTTGAGCGGTGGCGCGCGCCATGATCTCCGGCTGCGGTGTCCACTCCTCCTCCAGGGCCGCAAGCCCCGCGGCGCCGCCCTGCTCCCACGCCTGAACGGCCAGTGCCAG
Encoded proteins:
- a CDS encoding amino acid ABC transporter permease, with the protein product MAMSRTKRARLVRAVQYAVLAGAVATFALLADWEQIRRAFFDLEVAKQQFPDIVTVALVNTVIYTLLGFVFGLALGLVLALMRLSSVPPYRWLSVVYIEFFRGIPALLVFVTLGFGVPLAFQVSLDLYFTVMLALGLVGAAYMAETIRAGIQAVPKGQTEAARSLGMSHGRAMVSIVIPQAFRIVLPPLTNELILLTKDSSLVYLLGLTLDQYELTKFGRAALNQERSLTPILIAGLLYLVITLPLGHLVRRLEARTAKAR
- a CDS encoding glycoside hydrolase family 2 TIM barrel-domain containing protein; the encoded protein is MTGTQPQPSLLPPTSRNLPYYEDFSPGSGCLPPRAWYARTSVRRLPLHGTWRFRLSARADAEDGSFARPDFDDSGWDELRVPGHWVLQGEWNERGEGGGEREGSEAGGKHGQEGSYGREPGPPGHGFGSPAYTNTGYPFPVDPPRTPDENPTGDHRHVFDLPGEWPPGPAVLHFGGVESCARVWLNGRELGHFKGSRLPHEFEVGHLLRPRRNVLAVRVHQWSSGSYLEDQDQWWLPGIFRNVSLHQRPEGAVRDYFVHASYDHVTGQGTLRVDCEPAGRVTVPELGLDLATGHSATVPVQAWTAETPRLYDGELATSGERVPLRIGFRSVRVEDGLLKVNGRRILIRGVNRHEFHPRHGRTLGPETIRRDLLLMKRHNINAVRTSHYPPHPAFLDLCDELGLWVLEECDLETHGFEQQGWRDNPVDDPRWTPALLDRARRMVERDKNHPSVIMWSLGNECGTGRGLSAMAAWIRDRDPSRPLHYEGDPSCADTDVYSRMYAPHAEVERIGRRTEAPLADPVADARRRALPFILCEYAHAMGNGPGGLSEYQRLFETYERCQGGFVWEWIDHGLLRRTAGGELFHAYGGDFGEELHDGNFVCDGLVFPDRTPSPGLTEYKKVIEPVRIEGGSAAGNGTRRTGTATTGTAGNGTTKTGVTKTGTEVEPGTVRITNGQDFADLSPFAFRWSYEAEGEVLAEGTLAVPPLAPGRSAEVELPKPPAADGPGRETLWTVRAVLAEATAWADAGHEVAWGQFPAYVPPSADSAAAALTGSAVPASAAPPTGPGPHSASPSRKPRQEPPATACPRRGEGNVIVLGPGTFDATTGVLGYLDGIQLAGPRLDVWRAPTDNDEGAPWQPETRCAPEWRRIGLHRMRHRVDAVECGPASLVVRSRVAPAATDLALRTLYRWTADGPRLRLEVSVEPEGEWPCPLPRLGVRMGVCGSLGIAEWYGGGPGEAYPDTRAAARLGRWSMPVDALQTPYVRPQENGARCDVRWAELTRTDRSGLRVEGDPAFFLTARRWTTEELDAARHTTDLVPGDRIWLHLDHAQHGIGSQSCGPGVLEPYRLRAAPARFSFVFRSVAGVRSGSGTQPVHGTPTMSDD
- a CDS encoding amino acid ABC transporter ATP-binding protein, translated to MTDKASGGSPGPGGADGAPRTAREYSGPSIEVGGLHKTFGDLEVLKGIDFSVRRGEVVCVIGPSGSGKSTLLRCINLLEAPTAGRVTVAGTEVTDPDVDIDVVRRRIGMVFQSFNLFPHLTALRNLTIAQRRVLGRAKAEAERIARANLERVGLSDKEDSYPAQLSGGQQQRVAIARALSMDPELMLFDEPTSALDPELVGDVLAVMRALAQEGMTMLVVTHEMSFAREVADRVVFMDDGVIVEEGAPEQVVGHPQHERTRTFLARVLDPAAARMGEVTDAGPSGKRIDR
- a CDS encoding transporter substrate-binding domain-containing protein; the protein is MSLRSSRLPFPAGPTASIVVVALAAIALAGCSSTKTSGSGGKGVALVEPGKLKNCAQLPYEPFEVSKGGKIVGFDVDIVDLVAKKLNVTQDNRDTPFESILSGEAFNSNQCDLAAAGMTILPSRRKNLDFSDPYFTATQSLLVKKGAPYKSLADLKGRVLGVQQETTGEIYARKHAKGVRIKQFEDVGVLVNAVKGGTIPAAINDNGVLYDFARRNPDTQVTADFNTGEKYGIGVRKGNDALRNTINEVLKQAQADGTYERIYKKWFGTAPKK
- the mmuM gene encoding homocysteine S-methyltransferase, translated to MTSPTPSLADALAAGPVVLDGGLSNQLEAAGHDLSDELWSARLLAEDPGAIVEAHRAYYAAGARVAITASYQATFEGFARRGTGTREAAGLLRRSVELARRAACADGTQTARADGPLYVAASAGPYGAMLADGSEYRGRYGRTVHELERFHRPRLEVLASARPDVLALETVPDTDEARALLRAVRGLGVPAWLSYSVQGDRTRAGQPLTEAFALAADAPEVIAVGVNCCTPSDAGPAVALAARITGKPVVVYPNSGERWDARARAWRGPATFTADRVASWYAAGARLIGGCCRVGPDSISALAALLPGRP
- a CDS encoding YceI family protein, with translation MAFALLHRLRDRSPHSAPAPLPRGAGALDLTVHDPVGLPMAGAEVSVRGPQGPELMRGQTDPNGIFSATLPPGDHQVLVALDGFRPERFQAPVTAGQRTAPRPLALAPAPVPPTPAPGDWRIDPDHSFVRFTARHIGLAEIHGRFNRFEGSLWIAPDMQDSRVEVTIDAASIDSGVKMRDDHLRSAEFLDVERYPYLQFTGERFVHKGGSRWQVQGVLHLHGVSRSVQLDTRYLGIGTGMGGETRTACTATTELHREDFTLDWRKMLARGIAAIGATIRIELDIQAVQR